The following are from one region of the Phycisphaerae bacterium genome:
- a CDS encoding sodium:proton antiporter, which produces MSEFHLFSILILAVLGVVAQWLAWRVGVPSILLLLVFGIAAGPGLGWIRPDELLGPLLQPLVSLSVALILYEGGLTLSLRELPKIRGVLRNLVSIGAAVSWLVSGLAAHWIFGLEPSLAILLGAILVVTGPTVIGPLLRQMRPTGPGGTILKWEGIVIDPIGAILAVLVFEGVSITHVDDATFHLLGAITKAVVFGGGLGLAAAAALTVLLHQRLIPDFLENAVSLMFVVTSFVASNALQHEAGLLATTVMGIALANQKYANVRHIVEFKENLRVLLISALFLLLAARLETRELRAIALPALGFVAVLVFVGRPLSVWVSTLGSSLAAKERWFLAAMAPRGIVAAAVSSVFALRLEDAGFAGGAALVPITFAAIIGTVTVYGLFTPALARRLGVADANPQGVLFVGAQAWVRALAKVLKAKGVRVLLVDTNRENTAAARMEGLPTYSGSILSDYLLDEIDLGGIGRLVAATPNDSVNLLSAQRFMRIFGKSSCYMIPVTRSTKNKGVAAGHGEVRRLFSEEIDQDVLAARVANGAVVKATPLSESFNFEKFKEMYGASAVVLGTMQDGRLQFATAEKPASTKPGQILLALVKEGQTNPPKEPSQSS; this is translated from the coding sequence TTGAGCGAATTCCATCTGTTCAGCATCCTCATCCTGGCCGTCCTCGGGGTGGTCGCCCAGTGGCTCGCGTGGCGCGTGGGCGTGCCGTCCATTCTGCTGCTGCTGGTGTTCGGCATTGCCGCGGGTCCGGGGTTGGGGTGGATCCGTCCCGACGAGCTTCTCGGACCACTCCTTCAGCCGCTGGTGAGTCTGTCCGTTGCGCTCATCCTATACGAAGGCGGGTTGACGCTGAGCCTGCGCGAACTGCCCAAGATCCGCGGCGTCTTGCGCAATCTGGTTTCGATCGGCGCTGCCGTGAGCTGGCTTGTCTCGGGACTCGCGGCCCACTGGATCTTCGGGCTGGAGCCGAGCCTGGCGATCCTCCTCGGTGCCATCCTTGTCGTGACCGGCCCGACGGTCATCGGTCCGCTGCTGCGGCAGATGCGCCCCACGGGTCCGGGAGGGACCATTCTCAAGTGGGAAGGCATCGTCATAGATCCCATCGGTGCCATTCTGGCGGTGCTGGTCTTCGAGGGCGTTTCCATCACCCACGTGGACGACGCCACGTTCCACCTTCTGGGGGCGATCACCAAGGCGGTTGTGTTCGGCGGCGGACTGGGCCTCGCCGCTGCGGCCGCGCTTACCGTCCTGCTGCACCAGCGACTCATTCCTGATTTCCTCGAGAACGCCGTATCGCTCATGTTCGTGGTTACGTCCTTCGTTGCGTCCAACGCCCTCCAGCACGAAGCCGGGCTGCTCGCCACGACCGTGATGGGCATCGCCCTGGCCAACCAGAAATACGCCAACGTGCGGCACATCGTGGAGTTCAAGGAGAATCTCCGCGTTCTGCTGATCTCGGCGCTGTTTCTGCTCCTCGCGGCCCGGCTGGAGACACGCGAACTCCGCGCCATCGCGCTGCCGGCGCTCGGATTCGTCGCCGTGCTCGTGTTCGTCGGCCGGCCGCTTTCGGTCTGGGTATCGACGCTGGGCTCGTCGCTCGCCGCCAAGGAGCGGTGGTTCCTGGCGGCCATGGCCCCGCGCGGCATCGTCGCCGCCGCAGTGTCTTCGGTCTTTGCCCTCCGTCTGGAGGATGCCGGATTCGCCGGCGGGGCGGCGCTCGTGCCGATTACTTTCGCCGCGATCATCGGTACCGTCACGGTGTACGGCCTGTTCACGCCGGCCCTTGCCCGCCGGCTTGGCGTGGCCGACGCCAATCCCCAGGGCGTCTTGTTTGTTGGTGCCCAGGCCTGGGTGCGCGCGCTCGCCAAGGTCTTGAAAGCCAAAGGCGTTCGAGTTCTGCTTGTCGATACGAACCGGGAGAATACGGCCGCGGCGCGCATGGAGGGTCTGCCCACCTACAGCGGCAGCATCTTGTCTGATTACCTGTTGGACGAGATCGATCTCGGCGGCATTGGGCGACTCGTCGCCGCAACGCCCAACGACAGCGTCAACCTGCTGTCTGCCCAGCGCTTCATGCGCATATTCGGTAAGTCCTCGTGCTACATGATTCCCGTGACGCGGTCGACCAAGAACAAGGGTGTCGCCGCCGGGCACGGCGAGGTGCGCCGGCTTTTTTCCGAGGAGATCGATCAGGACGTGCTGGCTGCCCGGGTCGCCAACGGGGCGGTCGTCAAGGCTACGCCGCTCTCGGAGTCCTTCAATTTCGAGAAGTTCAAGGAGATGTACGGCGCCTCGGCCGTGGTTCTGGGCACGATGCAGGATGGCCGGCTTCAATTCGCCACCGCAGAGAAGCCCGCATCCACCAAGCCGGGTCAGATTCTGTTGGCCCTGGTAAAGGAGGGTCAGACGAATCCGCCCAAGGAACCTTCGCAATCATCATGA
- a CDS encoding NAD(+)/NADH kinase — MSTKAKDRRVYLLGNPQKAEAEPLLKKLESFAASRCKLVGASMGLDGRPAVAAGAERLIVLGGDGTLIGVARSLGQDQIPLIGVNVGKLGFLAEFSPDEIVSTFDRAVSDDGILRRGAILHVTIHHDGNVRESHLAINDCVIQAGPPFRLISLGVEINGDHLSHVEGDGLIVCTPTGSTAHNLSAGGPIMQPGVDAMVLTPLCPHSLTHKPLVIERDAVIDIRPAKVNEGTTLIIDGQVSAPLGLSERVSVRRFEKDFILVRNPLYAGWHKLISKLHWGRAPSHL, encoded by the coding sequence GTGTCCACCAAGGCGAAAGATCGTCGCGTATATCTGCTTGGCAATCCGCAAAAGGCCGAGGCAGAGCCCCTTCTGAAGAAGCTGGAGTCCTTCGCCGCGTCGCGGTGCAAGCTGGTCGGGGCGAGCATGGGGCTGGACGGGCGGCCCGCCGTGGCGGCCGGGGCGGAGCGGCTCATCGTCCTCGGCGGCGACGGCACGCTCATCGGCGTGGCCCGCTCACTGGGGCAGGATCAGATTCCCCTCATCGGCGTCAACGTAGGGAAGCTCGGATTCCTTGCGGAGTTCTCGCCGGACGAAATTGTCTCCACCTTCGACCGGGCCGTCTCCGACGACGGTATCCTCCGCCGCGGCGCGATCCTGCACGTGACCATCCACCACGACGGCAACGTCCGCGAGTCGCACCTGGCGATCAACGATTGCGTAATCCAGGCCGGTCCGCCGTTTCGACTCATCAGCCTGGGGGTGGAGATCAACGGGGACCACCTCTCGCACGTCGAAGGCGACGGGCTGATCGTCTGCACGCCCACGGGCTCCACGGCCCACAACCTTTCCGCGGGCGGGCCGATCATGCAGCCCGGCGTCGATGCCATGGTCCTGACACCGCTCTGCCCCCACTCGCTCACGCACAAACCGCTGGTCATCGAGCGTGACGCGGTGATCGACATCCGTCCCGCCAAGGTCAACGAAGGGACGACGCTGATCATCGACGGGCAGGTCTCGGCCCCGCTCGGCCTCTCTGAGCGGGTCAGCGTCCGCCGCTTCGAGAAGGACTTCATCCTGGTGCGCAACCCGCTCTACGCCGGCTGGCACAAGCTCATCAGCAAGCTGCACTGGGGAAGGGCGCCGAGTCACTTGTAA
- a CDS encoding 1-deoxy-D-xylulose-5-phosphate synthase, translating to MSLLDRIASPDDLRALSIEQLVRLAEDIRLRVLEVVGKRGGHLTSNLGVTELTLALHRVFDFTADRFLLDVGHQCYPHKLITGRNGQFDQLRQSGGVSGFPEITESPYDLFNVGHAGTAVATAVGLARADEVMGRDTRVVALVGDASIVNGLAFEGLNQAGLLKRQFLVVLNDNEWGISPTQGGFAEYLAKFRASTFYEDVKDRTKQILPRLPILGQPMFDLIAHLKEGIKATVSPGQIFEALGFQYVGPVDGHDIGHLVELLELLKDVRHPVLLHAHTVKGKGCDWATAEPGRYHSPKPFAVEAGKVRHKSGKGKSWTRAFVECLSEVARRDDRVFAMTAGMPDGTGLLAFGEEFPGRWRDMGIAESCTVDVAAGMCKGGMRPVVAVYSTFLQRAFDQVFQEVALQGLPVIFCLDRAGLVGGDGAVHHGFLDITYLRGLPGMVLMAPLDEVELLESLHFALTLDRPCAIRYPRDDVPAPMPDCPKFELGRSRRLRDGSAVTILSYGATATCALSAAEMLSEMGIDAGVVAARFAKPVDRDMVSGALADGRPVVTVEDHSVAGGFGSAVLETAQELGLDASRLVRLGMPADRFISFGSRSGQLAECGYDATGIAATVQRLVESSSQDAVLESAVADIEPRSKSRSRRVQSTRG from the coding sequence ATGAGCCTGCTGGACCGGATTGCCTCGCCCGATGACCTGCGGGCGCTCTCTATCGAGCAGTTGGTCCGGCTGGCGGAGGATATCCGGCTGCGCGTCCTGGAAGTGGTTGGCAAGCGCGGCGGGCACCTTACCAGCAATCTCGGCGTGACCGAGCTCACCCTCGCCCTGCACCGTGTTTTTGATTTCACCGCGGACCGATTCCTGCTCGACGTCGGCCACCAGTGCTATCCGCACAAGCTCATCACAGGTCGGAACGGGCAATTCGACCAACTCCGGCAGTCCGGCGGCGTAAGTGGATTTCCCGAGATTACCGAGAGCCCCTACGACCTCTTCAATGTGGGCCATGCCGGGACGGCAGTAGCGACGGCCGTGGGCCTGGCGCGGGCGGATGAGGTCATGGGGCGGGATACCCGCGTTGTCGCTCTGGTCGGCGACGCCAGTATTGTTAATGGGTTGGCGTTCGAGGGACTGAACCAGGCCGGGCTGCTCAAGCGGCAGTTCCTGGTCGTGCTTAACGACAACGAGTGGGGTATCTCGCCGACGCAGGGTGGATTCGCCGAGTATCTGGCGAAGTTCCGAGCCAGCACGTTTTATGAGGACGTCAAGGATCGCACCAAACAGATCCTCCCCCGGCTGCCGATCCTCGGCCAGCCCATGTTCGATCTGATCGCCCACCTCAAGGAGGGCATCAAGGCCACGGTATCGCCTGGGCAGATTTTCGAGGCCCTGGGATTTCAATACGTTGGGCCGGTAGACGGGCACGACATCGGCCACCTCGTCGAGCTGCTCGAGCTCCTCAAGGACGTGCGGCACCCCGTCTTGCTCCATGCCCATACGGTGAAGGGCAAGGGATGCGATTGGGCTACCGCGGAACCGGGGCGCTACCACAGCCCCAAGCCTTTCGCGGTCGAGGCGGGAAAGGTCCGCCACAAGAGCGGCAAGGGAAAAAGCTGGACTCGGGCCTTCGTTGAGTGCCTCTCGGAGGTCGCCCGCAGGGACGACCGCGTTTTCGCCATGACCGCGGGCATGCCCGACGGCACAGGGCTCCTGGCCTTCGGCGAGGAGTTTCCGGGTCGGTGGCGGGATATGGGCATCGCGGAAAGCTGCACGGTGGACGTGGCCGCAGGAATGTGCAAGGGCGGTATGCGCCCGGTCGTCGCAGTCTATTCCACCTTCCTTCAGCGGGCTTTCGACCAGGTGTTTCAGGAGGTCGCCCTCCAGGGTCTTCCGGTCATTTTCTGTCTGGACCGCGCGGGACTCGTCGGCGGCGACGGCGCCGTGCACCACGGATTCCTCGACATCACCTACCTGCGAGGTCTTCCGGGCATGGTGCTCATGGCCCCACTCGATGAGGTCGAGCTGCTCGAATCGCTCCATTTCGCGCTGACGCTCGATCGACCATGCGCGATCCGCTATCCGCGGGACGACGTTCCCGCGCCGATGCCCGATTGCCCGAAGTTCGAGCTGGGCAGATCACGCCGGCTGCGCGACGGATCGGCCGTCACGATCCTTTCCTACGGCGCAACCGCAACGTGCGCGCTGTCCGCGGCGGAAATGCTCTCAGAGATGGGCATCGACGCCGGTGTCGTGGCGGCGCGGTTCGCCAAGCCGGTCGACCGCGACATGGTCTCGGGGGCCCTGGCCGACGGCAGGCCCGTCGTCACGGTCGAGGATCACTCCGTCGCCGGCGGGTTTGGATCGGCCGTGCTGGAGACGGCGCAGGAACTGGGTCTCGACGCCTCCCGCCTCGTCCGCCTGGGCATGCCCGCGGATCGGTTCATCTCCTTCGGTTCGCGTTCCGGTCAATTGGCCGAGTGCGGTTATGATGCGACTGGCATCGCCGCGACGGTTCAGCGCCTGGTGGAATCGTCTTCGCAGGATGCCGTTCTGGAATCGGCCGTGGCGGACATCGAACCACGCTCGAAAAGTCGATCGCGGCGGGTGCAGTCGACAAGGGGTTGA
- a CDS encoding DUF2891 domain-containing protein, whose product MRLHIGILWVFVLICPVLAEPPSPPDAGVLRFADMALECVHREYPSKIAHVMNSDADARPPRELTPIFYGCFDWHSAVHGHWLLVRVARRWPESDAAIKARRALDESSAPEHVAAEVAYLNGEGRKSFERPYGLAWLLQLAAELHEWDEPQARRWSETLAPLERQAAQRFRDWLPKLSHPVRTGEHSQTAFALGLVFDWARITGDVEMQQLIAARARDYYLSDPAANFAFEPGGEDFLSPALAEADLMRRVLDPPAFAAWLGVFLPQISLDGSSSFLKPAVVTDRSDGKLVHLDGLNLSRAWMLQGIASGLPSGDPRISGLLKAAKEHADAGLLAIENQQYEGGHWLGSFAVYLVTERGLAVKQE is encoded by the coding sequence ATGCGACTCCACATCGGCATTCTCTGGGTTTTCGTGCTGATCTGCCCGGTCCTTGCCGAGCCGCCCTCTCCACCTGACGCCGGCGTTCTCCGCTTCGCCGACATGGCCCTCGAGTGCGTTCATCGCGAGTATCCCAGCAAGATCGCCCACGTGATGAACAGCGACGCCGACGCCCGCCCGCCGCGCGAACTGACGCCCATCTTCTACGGCTGTTTCGACTGGCACTCGGCCGTGCACGGCCACTGGCTTCTGGTTCGTGTTGCGCGCAGGTGGCCGGAGAGCGACGCCGCCATCAAGGCTCGGAGAGCCCTCGACGAAAGCTCCGCGCCGGAGCATGTCGCCGCCGAGGTTGCATACTTGAATGGCGAAGGCCGCAAATCCTTTGAGCGCCCCTACGGCTTGGCCTGGCTCCTTCAACTCGCCGCTGAGCTGCACGAATGGGACGAGCCTCAAGCCCGTCGCTGGAGCGAGACGCTCGCCCCACTGGAGAGGCAGGCCGCGCAGCGTTTCCGCGATTGGCTGCCCAAGCTCTCCCACCCCGTCCGCACCGGCGAGCACAGCCAGACGGCCTTCGCCCTCGGACTGGTGTTCGATTGGGCGCGGATCACCGGCGATGTCGAGATGCAGCAGCTCATCGCCGCGCGGGCACGCGATTACTATCTCTCCGACCCGGCCGCCAACTTCGCCTTCGAGCCCGGCGGGGAGGATTTCCTCTCCCCCGCCCTGGCCGAGGCCGACCTCATGCGCCGCGTGCTCGACCCGCCGGCATTCGCCGCGTGGCTGGGCGTGTTCCTGCCGCAGATCAGCCTCGACGGCTCCTCGTCATTCTTGAAACCGGCCGTGGTTACCGATCGCTCCGACGGCAAGCTGGTTCATCTGGACGGGCTGAATCTCTCGCGGGCGTGGATGCTGCAGGGCATCGCGTCAGGGCTGCCTTCGGGCGATCCGCGTATTTCGGGCTTGCTCAAAGCGGCGAAGGAGCACGCCGACGCCGGTCTGTTGGCTATAGAGAATCAGCAATACGAAGGCGGCCACTGGCTGGGCAGCTTCGCGGTGTATCTGGTGACGGAGCGAGGGTTGGCGGTCAAACAGGAGTAA
- a CDS encoding DUF1648 domain-containing protein yields MNQRGRTEARPKLDLPTTRMDYVLRAVSVGGVMASFALVLVAQLQLPERIPVHFNWRGEADGWGSRQWLWLLPSISLICVVAMAKLSRHPRLFNYPVRITEKNAAVQYRLGRSALSWIQAEISMLFLLLAVLVVRAAQVEPPQFVAWPLIAMLALVLATAFVHFAIMIRHRGA; encoded by the coding sequence ATGAATCAGCGCGGCCGGACAGAAGCACGCCCCAAACTCGACCTTCCCACAACACGTATGGATTATGTTCTGCGCGCGGTTTCCGTCGGCGGCGTGATGGCCTCCTTTGCGCTCGTACTCGTGGCCCAACTCCAACTGCCCGAACGCATCCCCGTCCACTTCAACTGGCGCGGTGAGGCCGATGGCTGGGGGAGTCGACAATGGCTCTGGTTGCTGCCCTCGATTTCCCTGATTTGCGTCGTCGCGATGGCGAAACTCTCCCGGCATCCTCGCCTGTTCAATTATCCCGTGCGGATTACGGAGAAGAATGCCGCCGTACAGTATCGCCTGGGTCGGTCTGCGCTCTCGTGGATCCAGGCCGAAATCTCCATGCTGTTTCTTCTGCTGGCGGTGCTCGTCGTTCGCGCCGCCCAAGTCGAGCCGCCTCAATTCGTGGCCTGGCCGTTGATTGCAATGCTGGCTCTTGTGCTCGCGACTGCGTTCGTTCACTTTGCGATAATGATTCGTCATCGAGGGGCGTAA